The Komagataella phaffii GS115 chromosome 4, complete sequence genome includes the window CGGGCCGAGATTGCGGATGGAAGGTTAATTCTATTCATTTACATGTTATACACGGTCAGCAGGAGAGGACACAGCTAAAAGCCGGCTTTATCAAGCCAATATCTGTTTTTCGAGTCACGACTGACCTTCGATTTACTCCTACTGTCAAGCTTTGCTTTGACATCAGCTTCGTCGTCCATAGCTTTGCTATTGTTATCCTTCTCAACTGTCTCCTTGTAATCATCATCCTCATGGTCATCTAGACTCATAAAAATATCAGCTCTCACTCCGGTACTTTGAGCCTTGGgtattttatttttcttgcCACTCTTTCGTCTTTTACGAACTGGAGGCATGACAACGTTAGTAATGTCGGAATCTGATGATTCTACGGTAATGTCAGCATACTCCTCTTCTAAAGTAGGTCGGTCCCgttttctcttctttcctTTGCCTTTATTGAGTTCTGACGGTAATGGGGGTAAGCCTCCAGTTGTGTAAATATCTTGTGGAGTCTCAGAACGAGAAACTGAAACATAAGCCTCGTTGATGATCTTATCTCGtgcatcttcaaaatctctttcttttcctgtGTATCGTATAATTCCACCAAGAATACTCTGGCCTAATCTTTCCTTGTAACTGGCAGCTTGTAATTCGTAACATTTGTTGGTTAATAGTTCAAAAGCACCAATAAACGATCGTTTGATATTTCGAATATCGTAAGAGCTTCGACTTATGTTATTTGAGGGGTCATCAGGGTCTTGAATAGCCAATGCAAAGGTATTACTTGCGCCCAAGTATGAATGctcttcctttttcaaatagCATACAGTTGGATTGTATGATAAGATGACATTGTCATATCCAAAATTGTATCCATAcagttcaaaaaattcaatgAGGAGAACTCCTAAATTGTCCAAAGGGTCAATGGAATTCGTAATTAACCTCGGATGCAGGGAGAGGAAGCTATGGACTAAACATATGATAGAAAATCCTCCTAATCCTCCATGATGAACATTGTTCATTCTTCTTACAGCTAGAAATTGTTTCACAATTAAAACCAGTTCTCTTAATCCTGGGGTTTCTCTTAACCAGCCTTGTATTCTCTCTGCAGCTCTTAAGCCGTTCgtcttttcaaaagaaacatcTATATGAATTTTCGACCTTGGTTCgatgaatttgatgataGGGACTTTAGCCCTTGCTATCGTTTCTATGTTTACCCCTAGGTTCTTGCTTCTGAGGAATGATGACAATTGGTACAAATATGATTTCGCACAATACTTTCCAGAATCAGACGTTATGACCATATCAATATCCGATCCTGGTAAGTACAAGTCAGTGGCAAAGGATCCAAACACGTTGACATAGCAGTCAGGCCACAGATTTGTCGTGATTTCTTTCCTTAATCTCTTGACTGCATTATTTCTAGCTTCAATCTCTGCTATCGAGGGAGAAATGTAATTGATAAAGTCTTTTATCTCCAAAGTTAACCAGTCACTCAGCTCTAGTTGTTTGGAATGATCCCGGTTTTTTATCCATGGGTATTGTTGTATGGGCTTATCATCTAGTGGTAcaccttcttcatcagcaCTCTGATA containing:
- a CDS encoding Catalytic subunit of TRAMP (Trf4/Pap2p-Mtr4p-Air1p/2p), with amino-acid sequence MITEAQKAVTLVSKNHADSTISQSLNGIKNEGGIMLKETEEATSVQTQLISPEPKKIQSNELTENKDFISFDFSSDEESDHHTEQVLEQDGRIADYDAYQSADEEGVPLDDKPIQQYPWIKNRDHSKQLELSDWLTLEIKDFINYISPSIAEIEARNNAVKRLRKEITTNLWPDCYVNVFGSFATDLYLPGSDIDMVITSDSGKYCAKSYLYQLSSFLRSKNLGVNIETIARAKVPIIKFIEPRSKIHIDVSFEKTNGLRAAERIQGWLRETPGLRELVLIVKQFLAVRRMNNVHHGGLGGFSIICLVHSFLSLHPRLITNSIDPLDNLGVLLIEFFELYGYNFGYDNVILSYNPTVCYLKKEEHSYLGASNTFALAIQDPDDPSNNISRSSYDIRNIKRSFIGAFELLTNKCYELQAASYKERLGQSILGGIIRYTGKERDFEDARDKIINEAYVSVSRSETPQDIYTTGGLPPLPSELNKGKGKKRKRDRPTLEEEYADITVESSDSDITNVVMPPVRKRRKSGKKNKIPKAQSTGVRADIFMSLDDHEDDDYKETVEKDNNSKAMDDEADVKAKLDSRSKSKVSRDSKNRYWLDKAGF